A genomic segment from Selenomonadales bacterium encodes:
- a CDS encoding GTP cyclohydrolase I FolE2 gives MKDVQNSIDKRGIAIQKVGISRLALPFLVRQKDGGMQPVLATIQMTVALPKECKGTHMSRFVEILNAWRQKPISSHEMKDILADAILRLEADEAHLDLAFKYFLEKEAPASKMKGLVDIDCRFIGTLTKDGAFDFLLEVAVPYTSLCPCSKEISAYGAHNQRGTMCVKVRYDMDKILWIEDIVSNMEAQASSPVYSLLKRQDEKVVTEEAYDNPKFVEDILRDVVLVMRSMEGVRWFEVTCENQESIHNHNAYASHAEFVEA, from the coding sequence TTGAAAGATGTACAAAACAGTATTGATAAACGTGGAATAGCGATCCAAAAAGTCGGGATCAGCCGTTTGGCACTTCCGTTTTTGGTTCGACAAAAAGATGGAGGCATGCAGCCCGTTCTGGCAACGATTCAAATGACGGTTGCACTGCCGAAAGAGTGTAAAGGAACGCATATGAGCCGTTTTGTCGAGATACTCAATGCATGGCGGCAAAAACCGATCTCGTCGCATGAGATGAAAGATATTTTGGCAGATGCGATTCTTCGTTTGGAGGCAGACGAAGCACATCTCGACTTGGCGTTTAAATATTTTTTGGAAAAAGAGGCACCTGCCAGCAAGATGAAAGGTCTTGTTGATATTGATTGCCGATTCATAGGAACATTGACGAAAGACGGTGCTTTTGACTTTTTGCTTGAAGTGGCAGTACCGTACACTTCGCTTTGTCCGTGCAGTAAAGAGATTTCTGCGTATGGTGCACACAATCAGCGTGGTACGATGTGCGTAAAAGTGCGCTATGATATGGATAAGATCCTTTGGATCGAAGATATCGTTTCCAATATGGAAGCACAAGCATCCTCTCCTGTATATTCTCTTCTCAAACGTCAAGACGAGAAGGTCGTAACAGAAGAAGCGTACGATAATCCGAAGTTTGTAGAAGATATTTTGCGTGATGTTGTGCTGGTAATGCGTTCGATGGAAGGCGTGCGTTGGTTCGAGGTTACTTGCGAGAACCAAGAGTCGATTCATAACCATAATGCGTATGCCAGCCATGCAGAGTTTGTAGAAGCGTAA